The sequence CGGCCTCGCGAAGGAGCGCCGGGTAGCTGGCGTCCGTGAAGGAGGAGTCGAGTGGCGGGGTGATAAAGGTAAAGCGATGCGTGCGTTCGACGACGCCGGCCAGCAATGACGCCCGGCTCGCGGCGCAGATGGGCGTGGTCACGAACGCCCGCTCGAAGCGGACGCCCTCCCGCGCAAGCCGGTCCATGGTAGGGGTGTGGAGCTCCGGGTTGACGCTTCCCAGGAAGTCGAATCGATGGTCGTCGGTGATGACGAACAGCAGATTCGGCGGCGGCGGAGCGGCGCAGCGGATCGGGAGGAGGCAGCAGAGGACCAGGAGGAGGCGGGCGGAGGGCATGGGGCGAAACACAGTTAGCGTTCCACGGGATCGAGTCCCCGAATCATCCGATCGAACGTCACCGGGAAGAATCGTTTAAAATAGACATAGAAGCGTTCGAAGCCGCCGAGGTACACCTCGGTTTTGTTGCGCTCGGCGGCCCAGAGGATGAGGTCGGCGCATTTCTCGGGTGACATCCCGGTTTCCTGCCCCTTGTCCATGGTGCCCTGGGGCGAGCCGTCTCCGGTGAGGGCGTTGACCGACACCTGCGTGCGTACATACCCCGGGCAGACGATCGTGACGCGGAGACCGTGGCGCCAGTTCTCGGCGCGCAAGGCGTCGAAAAAGCCGTGGAGGGCGTGTTTGGAGGCCGCGTATCCGGAGCGGAGGGGCGTGGAGAACTTGCCCGTCAGGCTACTGACGACGATGATCTGCCCCCATTGGCGTTCCCGCATGGAGGGCAGAACCGCCTTTGTCAAGGCGATGGGCCCGAGGAAGTTGGTATCCATTAGCCGGCGATAGACCTCCATCCCGGTCTCCTCGACGAGCGAGCGCTGGCTTACCCCCCCGTTGTTGATGAGAAAATCGACTTTCCCGTAGAACGCGAGTCCTTCGCGGGCTATCTCATCGATGGCGTCCAGATCCGCGAGGTCCATCGGGAGCACCTCAACCCGTTCCGGATGCGCGCACCGGCTGCGAACGGCCTCCAGTTTCTCCCGATTTCGGGCCGAGAGGATGAGGATCGCATCCCGTTGGCTGAGGTCGAGCGCCAGCGCCTCCCCGATCCCCGAGGATGCGCCGGTGATCCAGACGACTCTATCTTTGAAATACACGCGGTGTGTGGGCTGGTTGGAGACATCGTTCGGCGTTCGCAGCCCAATGTACTCCACCGCTCGGGGCGATGCTAGCCGGCGCATCGAGGGGCCACCTGACATGACAGGCCGGCGTGTGGGCCACCCACCCGGCACGGTTTAAAAAGGCGATTTTTCAGCCCGTTCTGATTTAGCTACCGGGCGTGTCAGTCGATACACCTACAAACGGGAATGCCGTTACCAGTCGGTCACCCGTCCGCTCGCAGGAAGAAATCAGTGCTTCTGGCAAAGACCCGAATTTATGGACACGAATCAATCCACGGCGACACCGCCTGCCGACCCGGCTTCAGAGGAACAGGGATTGCGGATGTTGCTCGTTGAAGACAATCCGATCAACCAGAAAGTCGCGGTGCGCTTTCTAGCTAAAGAAGGATTAAAGACCGACGTAGCCAATAACGGCCAGGAGGCTCTTGATCTCTTTGCGAAGCAAACCTACGATATCGTTCTGATGGATATCCAGATGCCCGTGATGGATGGCATCACCGCCACGGAGAATATTCGCCGTATCTACGGGAAAGAGCGCCCCTACATCATCGCCGTGACGGCAAACGCCACGCCGTCCGATCGTCAGCGGTGCATGGACGCCGGCATGAACGACTTCGTCACCAAGCCGATCGACGCCGTCAAGCTCATCGGCGCCATCACCAAGTCGGGCATCTTCCAGCGTCACTGAGGCGTGCCCCTTCGTTCGTCGCAAAAAGGCTGCAGCGTATTCCGGAAGTTCCAGTATCTTCCGGCACCCATGCACCCAACGTATACCGACGAACCATGTCCCGTTCCTCCTCCCTCGGCTGGGGCCTCATCGGCGCCAGCACCATCGCGCGTGAGTGGATGATCCCGGCGATCATCGCCCAGCCGGATAGCCACATCGCTGCCGTCATGAGCACCAGCGCCGAACGCGGCGCCGCCTTCGCCCGCGATAACGGCATCCCCCGCAGCTACACCTCGATCGACGCCCTGCTGGCCGACCCGGAAGTCGACGTCGTCTACATCAGCACGACGAACGAGAAGCACCGGGACGAAACCCTCCTCGCCGCCCGCGCCGGCAAACATGTGATGTGCGAGAAACCGCTCGCCCTCAACCTGGCCGATGCAAAAACAATGGTGGCGGCCTGCGCCGAGGCCGGTGTGGTCATGGGCACCAACCACCACCTCCGCAACGCCGTCACCCACCGCGCCATCCGCCGGCTGGTGCTGGATGGGGCCGTCGGAAAACCCCTCGCTGCGCGTGTCTTCCACGCCGTCTTCCTCCCCGAACACCTCCAGGGCTGGCGGATCCTCCAACCGGAAACAGGCGCCGGCGCCATCATGGACATCACCGTCCACGACGCCGACACCCTCCGCTTCGTCCTCAACGACGAGGCCGTCGAGGTCACCGCGCTCTCCGCCCAGCAGGGCATGGGGCGGGGCGACATCGAAGACGGCGTCATGGGCGTCATGCGCTTCGAAAGCGGACTCCTCGCCCAGTTCCACGACGCCTACACCATCAAACACGCCATCACCGGCCTCCAGGTTCACGGCACAGAAGGCTCCATCTACGCCAAAAACGTGATGACCCAGCAGCCCATCGGCAACCTGTACCTGCTCCGTAACGGCGTCCGCGAGCCCATCGACCCCGGGCCGGCAGAGGACCTCTATGCCCACGCCGTCCGCCGCTTCAACGACGCGATCCTCCATAACGGCTCCCCCTGGGCCACCGGCGAAGACGGCGTCCGCTCCCTCGCCATCGCCCTCGCCGTGCTGGAGTCGACGAAGACGGGGCGGAAAGTCGCGGTTGAGCGTTGATGTAACCCCTGTTTTTGTCGTCCCCGCGAAAGCGGGGATCCATGCAAGGCTTGTTGGTTGTATGGTTCCCGGATCAAGTCCGGGATGACGAGTCGCTTTTAAGAACCACCATGCCATCCTCCAAACTCATCCCCCTCGAACAGGCCGCCGCCCTCATCCCGGACGGCGCCGTCGTCTCCACCAGCTCCTCCAGCGGCCTCGGCTGCCCGGATGCC comes from Rhodothermales bacterium and encodes:
- a CDS encoding SDR family oxidoreductase codes for the protein MSGGPSMRRLASPRAVEYIGLRTPNDVSNQPTHRVYFKDRVVWITGASSGIGEALALDLSQRDAILILSARNREKLEAVRSRCAHPERVEVLPMDLADLDAIDEIAREGLAFYGKVDFLINNGGVSQRSLVEETGMEVYRRLMDTNFLGPIALTKAVLPSMRERQWGQIIVVSSLTGKFSTPLRSGYAASKHALHGFFDALRAENWRHGLRVTIVCPGYVRTQVSVNALTGDGSPQGTMDKGQETGMSPEKCADLILWAAERNKTEVYLGGFERFYVYFKRFFPVTFDRMIRGLDPVER
- a CDS encoding response regulator, yielding MDTNQSTATPPADPASEEQGLRMLLVEDNPINQKVAVRFLAKEGLKTDVANNGQEALDLFAKQTYDIVLMDIQMPVMDGITATENIRRIYGKERPYIIAVTANATPSDRQRCMDAGMNDFVTKPIDAVKLIGAITKSGIFQRH
- a CDS encoding Gfo/Idh/MocA family oxidoreductase, encoding MSRSSSLGWGLIGASTIAREWMIPAIIAQPDSHIAAVMSTSAERGAAFARDNGIPRSYTSIDALLADPEVDVVYISTTNEKHRDETLLAARAGKHVMCEKPLALNLADAKTMVAACAEAGVVMGTNHHLRNAVTHRAIRRLVLDGAVGKPLAARVFHAVFLPEHLQGWRILQPETGAGAIMDITVHDADTLRFVLNDEAVEVTALSAQQGMGRGDIEDGVMGVMRFESGLLAQFHDAYTIKHAITGLQVHGTEGSIYAKNVMTQQPIGNLYLLRNGVREPIDPGPAEDLYAHAVRRFNDAILHNGSPWATGEDGVRSLAIALAVLESTKTGRKVAVER